In one window of Drosophila mauritiana strain mau12 chromosome X, ASM438214v1, whole genome shotgun sequence DNA:
- the LOC117148819 gene encoding glutamine synthetase 2 cytoplasmic isoform X2 translates to MHSAILEDSPNARINKTILDRYLSLPLQENIVQATYVWIDGTGEDLRCKDRTLDFIPQSPKELPVWNYDGSSCYQAEGSNSDTYLYPVAIYKDPFRRGNNILVMCDTYKFDGTPTDTNKRKTCLEVANKCAAEEPWFGIEQEYTFLDFDGHPLGWPKNGFPGPQGPYYCGVGANKVYARDIVDAHYRACLYAGIKVSGTNAEVMPAQWEFQVGPCEGISIGDDLWMARFLLHRISEEFGIVSTLDPKPMPGDWNGAGAHTNVSTKAMREDGGIRDIEKAVAKLSKCHERHIRAYDPKQGQDNARRLTGKHETSSINDFSAGVANRGCSIRIPRGVNDDGKGYFEDRRPSSNCDPYSVVEAILRTICLDE, encoded by the exons ATGCATTCCGC GATCCTGGAGGACTCGCCCAACGCGCGCATCAACAAGACGATCCTCGATCGTTATCTCTCCCTGCCGCTGCAGGAGAACATCGTCCAGGCCACCTACGTGTGGATCGATGGCACCGGCGAGGACTTGCGCTGCAAGGACCGCACCTTGGACTTCATTCCCCAGAGTCCCAAGG AGCTACCCGTTTGGAACTACGATGGAAGCTCGTGCTACCAGGCCGAGGGCTCCAACTCGGACACCTACCTGTATCCGGTGGCCATCTACAAGGATCCCTTCCGGCGCGGCAACAACATCCTGGTGATGTGCGACACCTACAAGTTCGACGGCACCCCCACGGACACCAACAAGCGCAAGACCTGCCTGGAGGTGGCCAACAAGTGCGCCGCCGAGGAGCCCTGGTTCGGCATTGAGCAGGAGTACACCTTCCTCGACTTCGATGGCCACCCGCTGGGCTGGCCCAAGAACGGTTTCCCCGGACCCCAGGGACCCTACTATTGCGGCGTTGGTGCCAACAAG GTCTACGCCCGCGACATTGTGGATGCCCACTATCGCGCCTGTCTGTACGCCGGCATCAAGGTGTCCGGCACCAATGCCGAGGTGATGCCCGCCCAGTGGGAGTTCCAGGTGGGACCCTGCGAGGGCATCTCCATTGGTGATGATCTCTGGATGGCCCGTTTCCTCTTGCACCGCATCTCCGAGGAGTTTGGC ATTGTGTCCACTCTGGATCCCAAGCCGATGCCTGGCGATTGGAACGGTGCTGGTGCCCACACCAATGTGTCCACGAAGGCTATGCGCGAGGATGGCGGCATCCGGGACATCGAGAAGGCGGTGGCCAAGCTGTCCAAGTGCCATGAGAGGCACATTCGCGCCTACGATCCCAAGCAGGGCCAGGACAATGCGCGTCGTCTGACCGGAAAGCACGAGACGAGCTCCATCAACGACTTCAGTGCCGGCGTGGCCAATCGCGGATGCAGCATACGCATTCCCCGCGGCGTCAACGACGATGGCAAGGGCTACTTCGAGGATCGCCGCCCCAGCTCCAACTGCGATCCCTACTCCGTGGTGGAGGCCATCTTACGCACCATCTGCCTGGACGAATAG
- the LOC117148819 gene encoding glutamine synthetase 2 cytoplasmic isoform X1, with amino-acid sequence MSARILEDSPNARINKTILDRYLSLPLQENIVQATYVWIDGTGEDLRCKDRTLDFIPQSPKELPVWNYDGSSCYQAEGSNSDTYLYPVAIYKDPFRRGNNILVMCDTYKFDGTPTDTNKRKTCLEVANKCAAEEPWFGIEQEYTFLDFDGHPLGWPKNGFPGPQGPYYCGVGANKVYARDIVDAHYRACLYAGIKVSGTNAEVMPAQWEFQVGPCEGISIGDDLWMARFLLHRISEEFGIVSTLDPKPMPGDWNGAGAHTNVSTKAMREDGGIRDIEKAVAKLSKCHERHIRAYDPKQGQDNARRLTGKHETSSINDFSAGVANRGCSIRIPRGVNDDGKGYFEDRRPSSNCDPYSVVEAILRTICLDE; translated from the exons ATGTCCGCTAGGATCCTGGAGGACTCGCCCAACGCGCGCATCAACAAGACGATCCTCGATCGTTATCTCTCCCTGCCGCTGCAGGAGAACATCGTCCAGGCCACCTACGTGTGGATCGATGGCACCGGCGAGGACTTGCGCTGCAAGGACCGCACCTTGGACTTCATTCCCCAGAGTCCCAAGG AGCTACCCGTTTGGAACTACGATGGAAGCTCGTGCTACCAGGCCGAGGGCTCCAACTCGGACACCTACCTGTATCCGGTGGCCATCTACAAGGATCCCTTCCGGCGCGGCAACAACATCCTGGTGATGTGCGACACCTACAAGTTCGACGGCACCCCCACGGACACCAACAAGCGCAAGACCTGCCTGGAGGTGGCCAACAAGTGCGCCGCCGAGGAGCCCTGGTTCGGCATTGAGCAGGAGTACACCTTCCTCGACTTCGATGGCCACCCGCTGGGCTGGCCCAAGAACGGTTTCCCCGGACCCCAGGGACCCTACTATTGCGGCGTTGGTGCCAACAAG GTCTACGCCCGCGACATTGTGGATGCCCACTATCGCGCCTGTCTGTACGCCGGCATCAAGGTGTCCGGCACCAATGCCGAGGTGATGCCCGCCCAGTGGGAGTTCCAGGTGGGACCCTGCGAGGGCATCTCCATTGGTGATGATCTCTGGATGGCCCGTTTCCTCTTGCACCGCATCTCCGAGGAGTTTGGC ATTGTGTCCACTCTGGATCCCAAGCCGATGCCTGGCGATTGGAACGGTGCTGGTGCCCACACCAATGTGTCCACGAAGGCTATGCGCGAGGATGGCGGCATCCGGGACATCGAGAAGGCGGTGGCCAAGCTGTCCAAGTGCCATGAGAGGCACATTCGCGCCTACGATCCCAAGCAGGGCCAGGACAATGCGCGTCGTCTGACCGGAAAGCACGAGACGAGCTCCATCAACGACTTCAGTGCCGGCGTGGCCAATCGCGGATGCAGCATACGCATTCCCCGCGGCGTCAACGACGATGGCAAGGGCTACTTCGAGGATCGCCGCCCCAGCTCCAACTGCGATCCCTACTCCGTGGTGGAGGCCATCTTACGCACCATCTGCCTGGACGAATAG